The following are encoded in a window of Saccharothrix longispora genomic DNA:
- a CDS encoding cellulose binding domain-containing protein gives MSRQRTSRLIAGAVALVALAASVTALSTGFGAAAAPTSIGAQTTTAGCGKAPALRSGTHTIQSGGRSRTFILRVPDDYTNTRAYRLIFAFHWWHGTANDVASGGSSGAAWSYYGQQGQSNNSAILVAPQGIDNAWPNTGDQDVTFVDDMIKRIEADLCVDTALRFATGFSYGGGMSYALACGRANVFRAVAVFGGAQLSGCNGGTQPIAYLGIHGIGDTVLNISQGRSLRDRFVRNNGCTATTPREPAAGSLTHITTTYQGCRAGYPVVWAAFDGGHLPGAVDGCACEDGARSWTRGEVWRFFSQFEGTPPGSTTTTTTSTTTTTTTTTTTTTTNPPGDASCRVADRVNAWNGGLTSEITITNTGSEPVRGWSLAFALPSGQTITSGWNATYSPSSGQVTARNAAYNGDIAPNASVSIGFQATHTGNAGAPASFALNGAACTVA, from the coding sequence ATGTCGAGGCAGAGAACCTCCCGGTTGATCGCCGGGGCCGTGGCGCTGGTCGCGCTCGCGGCGAGCGTCACGGCGCTGAGCACGGGATTCGGCGCGGCGGCGGCGCCCACGTCGATAGGCGCCCAGACGACGACCGCCGGGTGCGGCAAGGCCCCGGCGCTGCGGAGCGGGACGCACACGATCCAGAGCGGCGGCCGGAGCCGCACCTTCATCCTGCGCGTCCCGGACGACTACACCAACACCAGGGCGTACCGGCTGATCTTCGCCTTCCACTGGTGGCACGGCACGGCCAACGACGTCGCCTCCGGTGGGAGCAGCGGCGCGGCCTGGTCCTACTACGGGCAACAGGGGCAGTCGAACAACAGCGCGATCCTCGTCGCGCCCCAGGGCATCGACAACGCGTGGCCCAACACCGGTGACCAGGACGTCACGTTCGTCGACGACATGATCAAGCGGATCGAGGCCGACCTCTGCGTCGACACGGCGCTGCGCTTCGCGACCGGGTTCAGCTACGGCGGCGGCATGAGCTACGCGCTGGCGTGCGGGCGGGCGAACGTCTTCCGGGCGGTGGCGGTGTTCGGGGGCGCGCAGCTGAGCGGGTGCAACGGCGGCACGCAGCCCATCGCCTACCTGGGCATCCACGGCATCGGCGACACGGTGCTCAACATCTCGCAGGGCCGGTCGCTGCGCGACAGGTTCGTCCGGAACAACGGCTGCACGGCCACCACCCCCCGGGAACCCGCCGCGGGCAGCCTGACGCACATCACGACCACGTACCAGGGGTGCCGCGCCGGGTACCCGGTGGTGTGGGCCGCGTTCGACGGCGGGCACCTGCCCGGCGCCGTGGACGGGTGCGCTTGTGAGGACGGCGCCAGGTCGTGGACCAGGGGCGAGGTCTGGAGGTTCTTCTCCCAGTTCGAGGGAACCCCGCCGGGCAGCACGACCACGACCACGACGTCCACGACCACCACGACGACCACCACCACCACGACTACCACGACGAACCCGCCCGGCGACGCCTCGTGCCGGGTGGCCGACAGGGTCAACGCCTGGAACGGCGGCCTGACCTCGGAGATCACGATCACCAACACCGGCTCGGAGCCGGTCCGCGGCTGGTCGCTGGCGTTCGCGCTGCCGAGCGGGCAGACCATCACCTCGGGTTGGAACGCGACGTACTCCCCATCGTCCGGCCAGGTGACGGCGAGGAACGCGGCCTACAACGGCGACATCGCCCCGAACGCCTCGGTGAGCATCGGCTTCCAGGCCACCCACACCGGCAACGCGGGCGCGCCCGCGTCGTTCGCGCTCAACGGGGCGGCCTGCACGGTCGCCTGA
- a CDS encoding LacI family DNA-binding transcriptional regulator has translation MTLADVAAASGVSSTTASLILSGRARELRISEEAERRVRANAQELGYRRNTLSVGLRTGRTQTIGFVSDTVASSGLAGNMIKGAVDAAHRRGFMLFVGESGGDPEVERALVEAMHDRRVDGIVFAAMYTRSVAVPEGLGDGPAVLLNAVPASRSTVPSVLPDEVRAGRSAGRAILGAGHRSGIHLIGAGPDLDDIPPNSVAAVERLIGLRQAFAEAGVEPAGAHRCPKWMPEDGYETTRAILRGHRPEALVCFNDRLAFGAYQALGEAGLSVPDDVSVIGFDDHPIASWMRPRLTTVALPHHELGARAVDVLLDLFERRRRTGRAPAVHRVPMPLREGGSVRVRSS, from the coding sequence GTGACGCTGGCGGACGTCGCGGCGGCGAGCGGCGTGTCCAGCACGACCGCGTCGCTCATCCTCAGCGGACGCGCGCGCGAGCTGCGCATCTCCGAAGAGGCGGAACGCCGGGTGCGGGCCAACGCGCAGGAGCTGGGCTACCGGCGCAACACCCTGTCGGTGGGCCTGCGCACCGGTCGCACGCAGACGATCGGCTTCGTGTCCGACACCGTCGCCTCGTCCGGCCTCGCCGGCAACATGATCAAGGGTGCGGTGGACGCCGCCCACCGGCGCGGCTTCATGCTCTTCGTCGGCGAGTCCGGGGGCGACCCGGAAGTCGAGCGGGCGCTCGTCGAGGCCATGCACGACCGGCGGGTGGACGGCATCGTCTTCGCCGCCATGTACACCAGATCGGTTGCCGTCCCGGAAGGGCTGGGTGACGGGCCCGCCGTGCTGCTCAACGCCGTGCCCGCGTCCCGCTCGACCGTCCCCTCTGTGCTGCCCGACGAGGTGCGGGCGGGCCGCTCGGCCGGGCGGGCGATCCTCGGCGCGGGCCACCGGTCGGGCATCCACCTGATCGGCGCGGGGCCGGACCTGGACGACATCCCGCCCAACAGCGTCGCCGCCGTGGAACGGCTCATCGGCCTGCGCCAGGCGTTCGCGGAGGCGGGCGTCGAGCCGGCCGGCGCGCACCGCTGTCCCAAGTGGATGCCGGAGGACGGCTACGAGACCACCCGCGCGATCCTGCGGGGTCACCGCCCCGAGGCGCTGGTGTGCTTCAACGACCGCTTGGCGTTCGGCGCCTACCAGGCGCTGGGAGAGGCCGGTCTGTCCGTCCCGGACGACGTCTCGGTGATCGGGTTCGACGACCATCCCATCGCCTCCTGGATGCGTCCGCGGCTGACGACCGTGGCCCTGCCGCACCACGAACTGGGTGCGCGCGCGGTGGACGTGTTGCTGGACCTGTTCGAACGGCGTCGGCGCACGGGGAGGGCGCCGGCCGTCCACCGGGTGCCGATGCCGCTGCGCGAGGGCGGTTCGGTGCGCGTGCGGTCCTCCTGA